Proteins found in one Haloferax litoreum genomic segment:
- a CDS encoding HAD family hydrolase — protein MTEYDAIVFDSDGVLVEPPAYETQLAATRDAFRDVGIETPSQQHLDDIVGGVTADRLYDICRTYDIDAESFWDARERRDEQSQFEAFKRGARDRYDDVAAIAELPGRRGVVSNNHHSTIEFKLDFFELEPLFDTFYGREMTIESLSLKKPNTHYLDNAEADLDATSALYVGDSESDVVAAHNAGVDSVFIRRPHCRETDLTATPTHEIDSLSDLTRLLA, from the coding sequence GTGACCGAGTACGACGCGATTGTGTTCGACAGCGACGGAGTTCTCGTCGAACCCCCCGCATACGAAACCCAACTCGCTGCCACGCGGGATGCCTTCCGCGACGTGGGCATCGAGACACCCAGTCAGCAACACCTCGACGATATCGTCGGCGGCGTGACCGCCGACCGACTCTACGATATCTGTCGCACGTACGATATCGACGCCGAGTCGTTCTGGGATGCACGCGAACGGCGCGACGAACAGTCGCAGTTCGAGGCTTTCAAACGCGGCGCACGGGACCGATACGACGACGTGGCGGCGATAGCGGAACTGCCGGGCAGACGCGGCGTCGTGAGCAATAACCACCACAGCACCATCGAGTTCAAGTTGGATTTCTTCGAGCTAGAACCGCTGTTCGACACGTTTTACGGCCGTGAGATGACTATCGAGAGTCTGTCGCTGAAGAAGCCAAACACCCACTATCTCGACAACGCGGAAGCAGACCTCGATGCGACCTCAGCACTCTACGTCGGCGACAGCGAGAGCGACGTGGTCGCAGCGCACAATGCCGGGGTGGACTCAGTGTTCATTCGGCGACCACACTGTCGTGAAACCGACCTCACGGCGACGCCAACGCACGAAATCGACTCGCTCTCCGACCTGACACGCCTTCTCGCCTGA